In Anopheles gambiae chromosome 2, idAnoGambNW_F1_1, whole genome shotgun sequence, a single window of DNA contains:
- the LOC1274647 gene encoding allantoicase: MATTTTTTTHTEQTQELVQPPPPSPPPAFTELSEVASIGSNGSILFATDDWFAPAEWMLKDTEPVFLADRYTAYGKWMDGWETRRKRTPGHDWCLVELGAPTQIAGVMIDTAFFTGNYVPRVSIQGGTLDATMKRMLQTSIPRVTDEGGNIGTGRTTEELGMVELIGTDQWDVLVPRTELQAGYEPTRRHYFTVAKGKQSLIVNHLRVNMFPDGGIARLRVYGTVRLNLRESLSVRQPFDMIAMLNGGRCTGFSNAHYGHPRNLIKPSTAVNMGDGWETARRLDRPPVLQIDDAGILQVPGCEWAIFQLGGAPEGGWIERICIDTKHFKGNFPDNVQVEYAWKGEPNSWMLLMEKKKLGPDRVHEFEGDELLLPQAKPASLVRITIAPDGGLSRVRVFGTVAVAK; the protein is encoded by the exons ATggctactactaccactactactactcacACAGAACAAACGCAGGAACTGGTGCaacctccaccaccatcaccaccgccagCGTTTACGGAGCTGAGTGAAGTTGCATCGATCGGT AGCAATGGATCGATTCTCTTCGCCACGGATGATTGGTTCGCACCGGCCGAATGGATGCTGAAAGACACCGAGCCAGTGTTTCTCGCTGACCGGTACACTGCCTACGGGAAGTGGATGGACGGTTGGGAAACGCGTCGAAAGCGCACACCTGGCCACGATTGGTGTTTGGTGGAGCTTGGCGCCCCAACGCAGATTGCCGGCGTTATGATCGACACAGCCTTTTTCACTGGCAACTATGTGCCGCGTGTCTCTATCCAGGGTGGCACGCTGGATGCAACGATGAAACGCATGCTGCAGACTTCAATTCCCCGCGTTACGGACGAGGGGGGAAATATCGGAACAGGACGAACCACGGAGGAGCTGGGAATGGTGGAGCTCATTGGCACGGATCAGTGGGACGTGTTGGTGCCGCGTACCGAACTGCAGGCGGGATATGAACCAACCCGAAGACACTATTTTACCGTCGCGAAAGGAAAGCAATCACTAATCGTAAACCATTTACGGGTGAACATGTTCCCGGACGGTGGTATTGCTCGGTTACGCGTTTACGGTACGGTCAGATTAAACCTGCGCGAAAGTCTATCGGTACGGCAGCCGTTCGATATGATTGCCATGCTTAACGGGGGACGCTGCACGGGGTTTTCGAATGCTCACTACGGTCATCCGCGAAATTTGATTAAACCTAGCACGGCGGTCAATATGGGCGACGGTTGGGAGACCGCTCGTCGACTCGATCGGCCGCCCGTGCTGCAGATCGACGATGCCGGAATACTGCAAGTGCCCGGATGCGAATGGGCCATCTTTCAGTTGGGTGGTGCACCCGAGGGCGGCTGGATAGAGCGCATTTGCATCGATACGAAACACTTCAAAGGAAACTTTCCGGACAACGTGCAGGTGGAGTACGCGTGGAAGGGTGAACCGAATTCTTGGATGCTGCTGatggagaagaagaagctggGACCGGATCGGGTACATGAGTTTGAAGGGGATGAACTACTACTGCCCCAGGCAAAGCCAGCCTCACTGGTGCGTATTACGATTGCACCGGACGGAGGACTTTCGAGGGTTCGTGTTTTTGGAACGGTAGCTGTAGCTAAATGA